A genomic window from Luteolibacter sp. LG18 includes:
- a CDS encoding autotransporter-associated beta strand repeat-containing protein — protein MKLKRFLPALLGSTVVLSPLAASAASQYFDTTNASGLTAGTATWDTGVTAAWANSAAPGTASPVVWIAGSDAFFQTGGTNTVTVSGTVDANSLTQTVNGTATTIGGGTLQIGAGGVANTGNQTLVLNSAITLTAGQAWNAASAITVGGAIGGTGFGITKNGTGALTFSAGNGYTGATSVANGNLTLAAAGGTIANSDLTIGTGTGTGNNVSFTIAAPTAAGSVQRTKSLSWNGGVLGGNNGSAFVVNGSSAGNTIENFGVLTLSSGVLRGSVAANAASNTRLVFDSASRSAGTTLYLGRSTTAIGGSTIASQTANTANVVFTTAPALSGNGGTGTSVSIVPWADVGTVLATYDATNGLRALNTSTEMATLASGMSLGTGTAGQNAKVSANTSLAADTTVNSLYGTGGTVSFGSDATRLNVSSGAILASVGFTIGSGTAGGNGIVDFKTAEGHIFVENTRTLTVNSAIAGSGGLTVYLDNFNASSANLVLAGANTYTGVTTFSGNNAALTVRLTHSLALQNTTLDYNNYGASLSFGNGGTTGQTAYTFGGLKGAQGITLANNNTTAAAVALTVGGNGDTTTYSGNLQNGSGGAAGGSLVKTGTGTLTLSGTNTYSGGTTVSAGGLRAANVSAVGTGPVLVNGGSLTTAVANLGTGALTLQSGSISANDAATGTFTLGVNQAFTMSGGTLALSFASASSYDQILGSGTGTFSLTGGNLDLTNSVTDYTASYQVLSGFASGSSSGISIINYNTANYLANLSNSGLLTFTAVPEPGTCLLGGLATLLLLRRRRQ, from the coding sequence ATGAAGCTGAAACGTTTCCTTCCGGCCCTGCTGGGCTCCACCGTGGTGCTCTCCCCCCTGGCCGCGTCCGCCGCGAGCCAGTACTTCGACACCACCAATGCCAGCGGCCTCACCGCCGGAACGGCTACCTGGGACACGGGCGTCACCGCCGCGTGGGCGAACAGCGCCGCACCGGGTACGGCGTCTCCAGTAGTTTGGATCGCCGGGAGCGACGCGTTCTTCCAGACCGGCGGCACGAACACCGTGACCGTCAGCGGCACGGTGGATGCGAACTCGCTCACCCAGACGGTGAACGGCACCGCCACCACCATCGGCGGCGGTACCCTCCAGATCGGCGCGGGCGGCGTGGCGAACACCGGCAACCAAACGCTCGTCCTGAACTCCGCCATCACCCTGACCGCGGGCCAGGCCTGGAACGCCGCCAGCGCGATCACCGTGGGCGGCGCGATCGGCGGCACCGGCTTCGGCATCACGAAGAACGGCACCGGCGCGCTCACCTTCTCCGCCGGGAACGGCTACACCGGCGCGACCTCGGTGGCCAATGGCAACCTCACCCTCGCGGCCGCGGGCGGCACCATCGCCAACTCCGACCTGACCATCGGCACCGGCACCGGCACGGGAAACAACGTCTCGTTCACCATCGCCGCGCCGACTGCCGCCGGCTCGGTCCAGCGGACCAAGAGCCTGTCATGGAACGGCGGCGTGCTGGGCGGCAACAACGGCAGCGCCTTCGTGGTGAATGGATCGTCGGCTGGAAACACCATCGAGAACTTCGGCGTCCTCACGCTCTCCTCCGGCGTGCTGCGCGGCTCGGTGGCGGCGAACGCGGCGTCCAACACCCGGCTCGTGTTCGACAGCGCCAGCCGCTCGGCCGGCACCACGCTCTACCTCGGCCGCAGCACCACCGCCATCGGCGGCAGCACGATCGCCAGCCAGACCGCGAACACGGCGAACGTCGTCTTCACCACCGCGCCCGCGCTGTCCGGAAACGGCGGCACCGGCACCAGCGTCAGCATCGTTCCGTGGGCGGATGTCGGCACCGTGCTGGCCACCTACGATGCCACCAATGGCCTGCGCGCGCTGAACACCTCCACCGAAATGGCCACCCTGGCCAGCGGTATGAGCCTCGGCACCGGCACCGCCGGCCAGAACGCGAAGGTCTCCGCGAACACCTCGCTGGCCGCGGACACCACCGTCAACTCGCTCTACGGCACCGGAGGCACCGTCAGCTTCGGCTCGGACGCCACGCGGCTCAACGTGTCCAGCGGCGCGATCCTCGCCAGCGTCGGCTTCACGATCGGCTCCGGCACCGCGGGCGGAAACGGCATCGTCGATTTCAAGACCGCCGAGGGCCACATCTTCGTCGAGAACACCCGCACGCTCACCGTCAACAGCGCCATCGCCGGCTCCGGCGGACTCACCGTCTACCTGGACAATTTCAACGCCAGCTCCGCCAACCTCGTCCTGGCCGGGGCGAACACCTACACCGGGGTCACCACCTTCTCGGGGAACAATGCCGCGCTCACCGTGCGCCTCACCCACTCGCTGGCGCTGCAGAACACCACGCTCGATTACAACAACTACGGCGCCTCTCTCTCCTTCGGCAATGGCGGCACCACCGGCCAGACCGCCTACACCTTCGGCGGGCTGAAAGGCGCGCAGGGGATCACGCTGGCGAACAACAACACCACCGCCGCCGCCGTGGCCCTCACCGTGGGCGGCAATGGCGACACCACCACCTACAGCGGCAACCTGCAGAACGGCTCCGGCGGGGCCGCCGGTGGCAGCCTGGTGAAGACCGGCACCGGCACGCTCACCCTTTCCGGCACGAACACCTACTCCGGCGGCACCACCGTGTCCGCGGGCGGGCTCCGTGCCGCGAACGTCTCGGCCGTCGGCACCGGCCCGGTGTTGGTCAATGGCGGCTCGCTCACCACCGCGGTGGCGAATCTCGGCACCGGCGCGCTCACCTTGCAGTCCGGATCGATCTCCGCGAACGATGCCGCCACCGGCACCTTCACCCTGGGCGTGAACCAGGCCTTCACCATGAGCGGCGGCACGCTGGCGCTCTCGTTCGCCTCCGCCTCCAGCTACGACCAGATCCTCGGCAGCGGCACCGGCACCTTCTCGTTGACCGGTGGCAATCTCGACCTGACCAACTCGGTCACCGACTACACCGCCAGCTATCAGGTTCTCAGCGGCTTTGCCTCCGGCTCCTCCAGCGGGATCAGCATCATCAACTACAACACCGCGAACTACCTCGCGAACCTCAGCAATTCCGGCCTGCTCACCTTCACCGCTGTCCCGGAGCCCGGCACCTGCCTCCTTGG